TCGTTTTATCTTAAAAGAAGCGGTGTCATCGACGCAGTCTCCTAAGCACCATTATTCAGGTGTGGAGTGGGCTTTGATCAGTGACGAGCCGATTGCAGCAGGAACGAAAGTGGAAGTGACAGAAGCCGAGGTTGGTAAGCTGCACATCAAAGCGGTCGAACCTGAGTAGAGAAATTTATTGAATAAAAGGCGCTAGAAAAACGCCAAGTGGGAGTGATCCTGTGAAGTGACCCCCAATAGTTGGACAACCAATATTGGGGGTTCTTTTTTATGTCAAAATACAGTCGTACTTTTAAAGTCGCATTAGCTCAACAATGTCTTAATGGTGTTTCATCACCAAAGGCGCTTGGAAAACAGCTGTCTATTCCACACAGTCAGATTCGCTATTGGAGCAAGGTCTATAGCTTCAATGGTAAAAAATCCTTTCTACCACCAAAATCTCCTCGTACCGCTAAAGATAAAGCCGATATTCTTAAAAGAATGTGGTCAGAAAATTGGTCATTACATTACACAAGTGCCTTTTACAATCTTTCCTCTCCCGGTACGCTTTGGGTATGGCTACGTGAGTTTGATCAATCAGGATTCCAAGGCCTCCAACCTAAACAGCGAGGGTGCACTTCTATGAAAAAACAGAGCCAAGAATCAAATGATAAATCTATTGATGAAATGACCGTAGAAGAGCTTCGTGAGGAGCTGGAATATCGTCGAACGGAGGTAGCTGTTTTAAAAAAGTTAGAAGCCTTGGACGAGATGAAACGCCAACAAGCCAAGAAAAAGCGTCAATCGTCCAAGGGTTAAGAGATCGGTTTAAGTTACCGAATTTACTTCGATCGTTGTCATTGCCGAGAAGTGTGTTTTATTACCACTGTCAACGATTAGCACAGCCTGATTCGTATGCTGAAGCGAAGAAAAAGATACAAGAGATCTTCCATGAACATAAAGGCCGTTATGGTTATCGACGTATCACCACAGAGCTTCGTAAAGCAAAAATAGAACTGAATCATAAAAAAGTGCAAAAGCTGATGAAATTATTGGGGCTTAAATCTAAAGTACGTCCTAAACGCTATCGCTCTTATCGAGGCGAAATAGGACGTATCGCTGACAATCTCTTATGCCGAAACTTCAAAGCGGACAGGCCGAGCGAGAAGTGGGTCACCGACGTGACAGAGTTTAATATTAAAGGGCAAAAAGTATACTTATCTCCCGTGATTGATCTGTTTAATCAAGAGGTGATTGCCTACCAGATTAAAAAAACAGCGCATTTACCGCTCGTGACTGACATGCTAAAAGAAGCTATGAGTGGCCTAAAAGAAGGAGAAACACCGATATTACACAGTGATCAGGGTTGGCAGTACCAGCAAAAGCAAACACGGCATCTTTTGGAGAAACATGGACTACAACAAAGTATGTCACGAAAAGGAAATTGCTTGGACAATGCTATGGCTGAGAACTTTTTTGCATTACTAAAAACGGAAATGTTCCATGGTGAAACCTTCGAGGATGCAGATGATCTGATCCAAAAACTTGAAGAGTATATTGATTACTACAATACAAAACGAATAATAATGGGGTTAAATGGCCTGACTCCGGTAGAGTACCGAAATCAGGCATTGTTAGCAGGTTAATAAAGTGTCCAACTTTATGGGGTCACTTCATCTGCTTGGCGTTTTTTATTTTAATGCTCTATGACTGGCTTGTGTCTTTTGGCAACCAAAGTGAAATCACACTGGCGAGCAGTAAAAAGCCGAATGATACCCATAAACAGTTGATTAAGCCAAACTCCTGATAGACCCAGCCGGACAATAAAGTGCCGACTAATCGACCCATGGCGTTGGCCATGTAGTAGAAACCGACGTCCATA
The Marinomonas maritima DNA segment above includes these coding regions:
- a CDS encoding transposase — encoded protein: MSKYSRTFKVALAQQCLNGVSSPKALGKQLSIPHSQIRYWSKVYSFNGKKSFLPPKSPRTAKDKADILKRMWSENWSLHYTSAFYNLSSPGTLWVWLREFDQSGFQGLQPKQRGCTSMKKQSQESNDKSIDEMTVEELREELEYRRTEVAVLKKLEALDEMKRQQAKKKRQSSKG
- a CDS encoding IS3 family transposase, encoding MVQGLRDRFKLPNLLRSLSLPRSVFYYHCQRLAQPDSYAEAKKKIQEIFHEHKGRYGYRRITTELRKAKIELNHKKVQKLMKLLGLKSKVRPKRYRSYRGEIGRIADNLLCRNFKADRPSEKWVTDVTEFNIKGQKVYLSPVIDLFNQEVIAYQIKKTAHLPLVTDMLKEAMSGLKEGETPILHSDQGWQYQQKQTRHLLEKHGLQQSMSRKGNCLDNAMAENFFALLKTEMFHGETFEDADDLIQKLEEYIDYYNTKRIIMGLNGLTPVEYRNQALLAG